tgaatttataccaataaaagttgaaagatttataatgtttttttaaggtcaaaaaaagatttataatgTAATTGGTACAAACACAATACATCTAGGATTTCTATGGTACTTTTTTCCGTCGACAAAGTCACGCGAGACGAGAGGATGGGACGGTGAAAAAATATGTATGGGTAGACAAGGCACCAGTCTACCCAACTCCTTTTGCCCTCTAAACAACGTTGGTGGATAACTCAGTACATAGTATCTGGAAAACAAATGAAGTTTCGTCCTTACCTTGGTCGGCAGATTAAATTAAGCTTTGCATAAATCGAGAAGGAGATTAGCATATTTCTAATTGGATACTCTCTCCCCGGAGAGCTCCACACATCTACATATTCATGTACTTCTTGTCGCGTGAGTAGAAGGGTCGGGTCGGCAATTTGACCGGAAAACGATCGGGGTGCATCTGGCAGAACCAGGGAACGAAGATAAAAGTccagggattgcaattgaagtGCCAAAGTTTTAGCGACTATTGATGAACACTCTGCTCTTCGCTCTTCATTCGATTGATTTGTATTACGCATTCCATATGAACACGTTGTATCATGCCATCGATGGTGCTAACAATAAAGCCGTAGGCCATCAACATCGAAACCTTATAATAGTGGCTGTCTAGTTGATCAAGATCATGGTTTTGCTTGGCTAGCAATCAAGCCTAGGCTTTAAGTAACGTATCTCCTTCCTCTCTGATAGACATCCTAGCCTAGGAATTTGATGAAACTTGCATTTCATTCCACAGTGAAGCACCaactttaaaattaattaactCCTCTCGTCACATCAATGTTTGGTGAAAACCTTGGGGTTAACAGCTAAATCAAATCAGTCCCCAACCCTtaaatcttctcatttttttaatgatccAAATGCAACAAATTCCAAATCTTGCTCATTTTGTAGTTTATTTCATCTTGTTTTCGCGCGTACCGGTGGCTAAGTTGAAGGATTACGTGATGGAAGAGGAGGTGGAGAAGGAAGCTGGTCGAACCGACGCACCAGAAGCTCCCCCTGAACCAGAGAATGGAGCTCAGGAGAAGATCGTCATATCTGCTCCCAACAAGAAGGTGGCTTTTGTGGCTGATGATGGTGAGTACTCTGCTCTTGttttggattgaaaacaaaaagaattcgAGGTCGAGTTTGGTATAGTCGTCCCCATGGCAGACTTATCATGACATGCACATTCATCCATCGAACTAAACTTGTCGGATAATCTATTTCAAATTGGTATTAGAATAGGAAATCCAGTATTTGAAATTGACGATGCATTTTCGAGCCGGTAAGAAACTTTCGGTCTGTTGATTAAATAGACTGGCAGGGGTTCCCTGCAATTTTGCAAATCCTGTCATTTGGTTCTCTGCTTTTTACCTTACCCCATTGATTTTCTTGTGGCAGAGATCACTGATGCTGTTGAGAAGGGCTCAGGAGATCAAACAGAGGGAGGTATGACTAAGCGGGCTAGTGGGGACCTGTAGTCATTCATTGTTTTCTGAttaagtatatatataattttttttgggctaagTTAATGTAAGATCATCAGACTAAGAATTTGACTTGTTGCTATGGTTCTTTAGATGGTGTACTTGCCCAAGTGGAAACAGAGAAGAGGCTGGCTTTGATAAGAGCTTGGGAAGAGAGTGAGAAATCCAAAGCTGAGAGCAGGTAAGAGACTCTTCACTTGTGATTGCCCTCCCTTTGCATCGAGTCCTGGTTGATTTGAGCGAGATCTTGGGACAGGGCATACAAAAAACTAACCATCACTGGGTCCTGGGAAAACACCCAGATAGCTTCTGTTGAGGCTCGGATAAAGGAAATTGAGGTGAGCAACATTCAAACTGTGTTCAAAAATGTTCTCAGGCATCCCGGTTCTCTCTGGCCCACCATCTGAATTATATGCGTGGAGCGGAACTGGAACTCTGATTTTCACAGTGTTGTAATTTGATTCGTTCGTTCGGGATGGTCTAGATTGCTACTGATGTCATTTGTTCTTCTTCACAAATGGTAGGAGGagacagaaaagaagaaggccGAGCAGGCGGAGAAAATCAGGAACAGATTAGTTGAAATTCACAAGGAAGCCGAAGTAAAGAAGGCGACGATCGAAGTGAAACGAGGCGAAGACATCATCAAGGTACAAGAGGCGGCTGCCAAGTTCCGTGCCACAGGCTATGTACCGAGGAAGCTCCTCAGATGCTTCGGCAGCTGAGTTTCCTCGGCCAAAACCGATTCAAGgaggatgaattttgaaaatacaaGCATGCTTACGTTTGACTTTGGTGATCCGATGCTTTTCAAGGACTCTCTGCTTGTACAGTTAAAAAATGTGTGTACAATTTTGCTTGAACAGGTTTGAAGATTTGTAATACATGCTTTTGAGATCTTGTATCACATGATATATATAAGGGGTCGAGAATAGGATCATaggttttgacatttttctggCCAAATGACAAGATTTTACATGGCTGATGGCTTTTGCTGCTGTGGAATATGCTCCAATTCTCAAGCATTTGACtcttaaaaagggaaaagaacagAATGGATTACGAGGGAAAGAAATGGCCCATGACAGCACAGAAATAGAAGGAAGTGAACAGACCATGTCCTCTAAATTTATGCAGGTCAGACCAGGTCAACATATTTGATTTAGATCATCAAGGGCAATGACAGGTCCCAAAATAGAAGGAACCTCAACCAAGTGTCCAAATCTCATGGTAGAAATTCATGACTCCCTCCCAAACCAATCAACCTATCTTCCAAGCTTTATGACGCCGAAGGTGAAAACAGATTTGAGTTCTTTCGTCGAAAAGATCTCCGAAATTTTTGAAGACAATGTTCTCGCGCTCGATAGTGTAACGTCTGCATTGTCTTGACGGAAAGCTCCCAGCACAGATTAGGATTCAAGGATGGGGTTCAGTGGGACGCAGGAGAAATGCAAGGCTTGCGACAAGACCGTATATCTCATCGAGTTGGTATCAGCTGATGGAGTCCCTTATCACAAGACCTGCTTCAAATGCAGCCACTGCAATGGCAAATTAGTGGTACGAATCCTCATCTTTTTAGAtgtttctcttttgttgttCATAAATGAAATCAATCCTGTCCCTTTGTAACCATCGCGGAAATCCTGCATGCTCGGAAATTATAGGTGCTTGGCGTTTGTTTATCTGTCTTATCACAATGGTCAGAGGACCGTGATCCAATGGGAAAAAACAATTAGCACCATTTCTAAAATTCCGGTGGCTAAATGCCAGCGCGATCTCTGAAGAGGTGAAAACATGACTATTAGGACCCCAGAGATACCGCATCGATTTAATGTGCGCAATCCATTTCTCAGATAAGCAGTTTCTCTTCGTTGGATGGAGTCTTGTACTGCAAGCCTCATTTCGAGCAGCTCTTCAAGGAGACAGGAAGCTACAGCAAGAAATTCCAACGTGAGATCTCTTCGTTTCAACAAACTCAAGACATTAACCGTCACTACGTCGCCGCCTTTCTTCACTTTGTCTAACAATCTTCTTTATGTCTGTTATATCTATGGTAACCAGCGGGAAAGTCTTCTGATCTGAAACAGAATGCGCTGGTAATCAACTCTCGAATCTCTCTAAAATCCCATCATTCTAGTTATGCATCATCATATTGGGTATTTATGTGCCATTGTCCTGTCACCTTCAGTCTAGGACTCCTAGCAAGCTTTCACAGAGGTTTTGCGGTACCCAAGACAAATGCGCATTGTGCCAGAAGACGGCTTATCCGCTCGAAAAGGTTAGCATCGTTAGCACCACATTCGCGTTGATAACCGATTCAATGCTATTATATCGGAGATCACACAATGTCGGGGTGTTTCTGCAGCTGACGGTGGAGGGAGAGTCATACCACAAGTCCTGCTTCAGGTGCTCCCATGGGGGCTGCTTCTTGAACCCATCCTCCTATGCTGCTCTGGATGGCATCTTGTACTGCAAGCACCACTTTGCTCAGCTCTTCAAGGAGAAGGGCAGCTACAACCACCTCAACAAGATCGCCTCCATGAAGAGGGACGCGGCTGGGCCGCTCCCCGAGCCGAAGGAGCAAGCGGGAGCGCCCGATCAAGAGCCGGGGAACGCGCAGGAGTCGGGACCCGAGGACAAGCGCAAGTCGGAACAGAAACAGTAGACATTGGCGTTGAAACGATAAAGTCGCAGCAGCGATGGCAAAATTCGgagcttcttttttcttgctcaTCATGATTATGCATTTGAATTTGAGTTTAACCTTGTTGTTATATTCTTATTATCAAATTTGAGATCTTTCTACGACTCTTCTTTGTGACATCCTAGTTTTGCATGATGCTGTTCCTGAAATGCCtgatgggaagaaaaaaaaaaaacccaactcaAATGGCTGTCCAAATTTGTGAATTGATGCCATTGATcctccaaaaaatttaaagcatGCAAAGAAATTGCCATTTGGCTCCAAGCAGGAGAAccctgaaaaagaaaatagaaaagaaaaacaaaaataatgcatgccacgtaggacgtgacgtggcatttttccattccagaaaagataaaaatgaaatCTTCCTCCGACAGCCGTTCTATCTCCAGAATCTCCCTCCACCTTCCCGTTCTTCACTTCTTCGGAACGCTCGCTCCTTTTCCATACTTTGTATCTCGGCGGTGATGAGCTTGTCTTGACCTTCGATTCATCACGGCAATGGAGGCCTCTGCTCTGACCGCCGTCGCTAGCATCGCGAGTTCGGCTCGCAAGGTTGATAAGTCGTTCGCTGCCATCAATGGGTCCGCTCCGTTTCCCCTCCGGAGGAGGGGGTCGGCGACCGGAAGCTTCCGTTTGCTGGGGAGATTCGGGAGGTTTACGGTTCTTGCCTCCAAGGACGAGCCGAAGCTCAATCAGTGGGACCAGATGGAGCTTAAGTTCGGCCGCATGCTTGGCGAAGATCCGAAATTGACTATGGCCAAggtcgcttctctctctctctccctcgctctctcGTATGTAGGCACTCATTTTTCGATGTGACTGGGTGCTTTCAGCAATTAAATTATGAAACTTTCAATTATTCCGATGATGGAGAATGACAGAGACGTAGCTTCAATTGTGTTGTTTCGACATGCTTTCTTTTGCAACATATGAGAGGATCTCTAGGCAAGGAaagtggaaaattttcaattacatGGTTGACAGTAACTCCATGAGGGATTGGAAAGACTATGTTGTATCAATTGACTGTCTAAGGAAAGGTAATAACGTAACTGAAACAATTAGCTTACGTATCCTTAAGACTGCATAGGACGGCTatgcaattaaattatttaaacttctaattggcaaaatatgtgTAGCGAGTTCATTGGAGAGAACTGGGTTTTGGTTTTTCAGATAATGGGGAGGAAAGCAAATCCAGATGCTTCTTATCTTGAAATTGAGAAATCATTCTACAAGAAAAAGGGTAATATCAAGGAGGTGCCGTTTGAAGGGACAGAGGAGGGAAATTCGTCTGGCTCATCAGATGGTTTGAATTTGGTTCGGCC
The sequence above is drawn from the Rhodamnia argentea isolate NSW1041297 chromosome 9, ASM2092103v1, whole genome shotgun sequence genome and encodes:
- the LOC115756131 gene encoding remorin-like; translated protein: MIQMQQIPNLAHFVVYFILFSRVPVAKLKDYVMEEEVEKEAGRTDAPEAPPEPENGAQEKIVISAPNKKVAFVADDEITDAVEKGSGDQTEGDGVLAQVETEKRLALIRAWEESEKSKAESRAYKKLTITGSWENTQIASVEARIKEIEEETEKKKAEQAEKIRNRLVEIHKEAEVKKATIEVKRGEDIIKVQEAAAKFRATGYVPRKLLRCFGS
- the LOC115756109 gene encoding LIM domain-containing protein WLIM2b-like, translating into MGFSGTQEKCKACDKTVYLIELVSADGVPYHKTCFKCSHCNGKLVISSFSSLDGVLYCKPHFEQLFKETGSYSKKFQPGKSSDLKQNALSRTPSKLSQRFCGTQDKCALCQKTAYPLEKLTVEGESYHKSCFRCSHGGCFLNPSSYAALDGILYCKHHFAQLFKEKGSYNHLNKIASMKRDAAGPLPEPKEQAGAPDQEPGNAQESGPEDKRKSEQKQ